In Qipengyuania psychrotolerans, one DNA window encodes the following:
- the trxB gene encoding thioredoxin-disulfide reductase yields MATHRTKMLIIGSGPAGYSAAIYGARAMMEPIVVQGLQPGGQLTITTDVENYPGFRDVVQGPWLMEEMKAQAEHVGTRMMWDTIVEVDLEGGSPFRAIGDSGDEYIGDILVIATGAQAKWLGAPGEQELGGKGVSACATCDGFFYRGKKVAVIGGGNTAVEEALYLTNHSDDVTLIHRRDELRAEKILQDRLLNHPKISVLWNKTVESFEAGENGALTHLRLRDTQTSEDSEFACEGAFVAIGHAPATELFKGKLPMDDSGYLLVEPGTPKTSIPGVFAAGDVMDHTYRQAVTAAGTGCMAALDGERFLATLEVAQREAAE; encoded by the coding sequence ATGGCTACCCATCGCACCAAAATGCTCATCATCGGCTCCGGCCCCGCCGGCTATTCCGCTGCCATCTATGGCGCGCGCGCGATGATGGAGCCGATCGTGGTGCAAGGCCTGCAGCCCGGCGGACAGCTGACCATCACTACCGATGTGGAAAATTATCCCGGCTTCCGCGATGTAGTGCAGGGCCCGTGGCTCATGGAAGAAATGAAGGCGCAGGCCGAACACGTGGGCACCCGCATGATGTGGGACACGATCGTAGAAGTTGATCTAGAGGGCGGCTCACCCTTCCGCGCAATTGGCGACAGCGGCGATGAATACATCGGTGACATCCTGGTCATTGCCACGGGTGCGCAGGCCAAATGGCTCGGCGCTCCGGGTGAACAGGAGCTGGGCGGCAAGGGCGTTTCGGCCTGCGCGACGTGTGACGGTTTCTTCTATCGTGGCAAGAAGGTCGCGGTGATCGGCGGCGGCAATACCGCGGTCGAGGAAGCACTCTACCTCACCAACCATTCCGACGATGTGACCCTGATCCACCGCCGAGATGAACTGCGCGCCGAGAAAATCCTGCAGGACCGCCTGCTGAACCACCCCAAGATTTCGGTCCTGTGGAACAAGACGGTCGAAAGCTTTGAGGCTGGCGAAAACGGCGCACTGACGCACCTGCGCCTGCGCGATACCCAGACTTCTGAAGATAGCGAATTTGCCTGCGAGGGCGCGTTCGTGGCGATCGGACACGCTCCTGCGACCGAACTGTTCAAGGGCAAGCTGCCGATGGACGATAGCGGTTACCTGCTGGTCGAACCAGGCACTCCGAAGACTTCGATCCCCGGCGTGTTCGCTGCAGGCGATGTCATGGATCACACCTATCGCCAGGCCGTGACGGCTGCCGGGACCGGCTGCATGGCAGCGCTCGATGGCGAACGCTTCCTGGCTACGCTGGAAGTGGCTCAGCGCGAAGCGGCGGAGTAA
- a CDS encoding MAPEG family protein, translating to MEIAQSPILQAVVALAAWTMIMWIWMYATRIPAMSRNPKLDPAHMVGSTGTSLRAELPEKVSWKADNYNHLHEAPTVFYAIAILLAITGYGDGMNALLAWIYVGLRVIHSLVQSTSNRVLVRFVLFALSSIVLMALIFHAFIVTFDVHM from the coding sequence ATGGAAATCGCCCAATCACCGATCCTCCAGGCGGTTGTCGCTCTGGCGGCATGGACCATGATCATGTGGATCTGGATGTATGCCACCCGCATTCCGGCAATGAGCCGCAATCCCAAGCTTGATCCTGCCCACATGGTGGGATCAACGGGCACCAGCCTCAGGGCGGAGTTGCCCGAGAAAGTCAGCTGGAAAGCGGATAATTACAACCATCTGCACGAAGCGCCGACCGTGTTTTACGCGATCGCGATCCTGCTGGCGATCACCGGCTATGGCGACGGAATGAATGCTCTTTTGGCTTGGATTTACGTCGGCCTGCGCGTCATTCATTCACTGGTACAGTCGACAAGCAACCGCGTATTGGTGCGCTTCGTACTGTTCGCCCTATCCAGCATCGTCCTGATGGCGCTGATCTTTCACGCCTTTATCGTGACGTTCGACGTACACATGTAA
- a CDS encoding MAPEG family protein, which yields MQAQILAPAAVLIAWSLVMLLWMAFTRFPAMKKTGMDLGNAKPGGRGQDLEGVLPDKVQWKSHNYAHLMEQPTIFYPAVVILALLGATAMDVLVAWIYVGLRIVHSVWQATVNTVTIRFPLFVLATIALGWLAYRAVALTLFAV from the coding sequence ATGCAGGCTCAAATTCTTGCACCGGCAGCGGTGCTGATCGCTTGGTCGCTCGTCATGCTTTTATGGATGGCATTCACGCGCTTTCCGGCGATGAAGAAAACGGGAATGGACCTCGGCAATGCCAAGCCCGGTGGCCGCGGGCAGGATCTCGAGGGTGTTCTGCCCGACAAGGTCCAGTGGAAATCGCACAATTACGCGCACCTGATGGAACAGCCGACCATTTTCTATCCGGCGGTCGTAATCCTGGCCTTGCTTGGCGCCACGGCGATGGATGTACTGGTGGCGTGGATTTACGTTGGTCTGCGGATTGTTCATTCGGTCTGGCAGGCAACCGTCAACACGGTGACGATCCGTTTCCCGCTGTTCGTCCTTGCCACTATCGCGCTTGGCTGGCTCGCTTACCGGGCTGTCGCGCTCACCCTCTTCGCGGTTTAA
- a CDS encoding threonine ammonia-lyase, whose product MIRDNMQLPTRQGVQNAATSIAQILAPTPLLPVDIGGVQCHAKAESLQPVGAFKIRGGWWRLSNLSPEERSRGVVAVSSGNHAQGVAWAARRLGIKAAIVMPRNAPKVKLDATRALGAEIILYDRPGEDRDEVAAREIEKSGAVLVHAFADPWVIEGQGSAGIEIEAQLGRAPSRLVACCGGGGLAAGLALACPGSAIHIVEPAGWDMVGQAIEAGEIVRVGSSPPTTICDALQPDATKDINLKVLHGRAEPGVTVTDDEVKTAQRFAFSKLNLVLEPGGAAALAAALAGKVPVDESTVIMLTGGNTDAESFAETLREV is encoded by the coding sequence ATGATCCGAGACAATATGCAGCTGCCAACCCGACAAGGCGTTCAGAACGCCGCCACTTCCATCGCGCAAATCCTGGCGCCGACACCGCTGCTGCCCGTCGATATCGGCGGTGTGCAGTGCCATGCCAAGGCCGAGAGTCTCCAGCCGGTCGGTGCGTTCAAGATACGCGGCGGGTGGTGGCGGCTGTCGAACTTGTCCCCGGAAGAACGGTCACGCGGCGTGGTCGCAGTTTCATCGGGCAACCACGCACAAGGAGTGGCGTGGGCTGCACGGCGACTGGGGATCAAGGCGGCAATCGTCATGCCGCGTAACGCTCCGAAGGTAAAACTGGACGCAACCCGCGCATTGGGCGCGGAAATTATCCTCTATGATCGGCCCGGCGAGGACCGCGACGAAGTCGCAGCCCGCGAAATCGAGAAGAGCGGTGCGGTACTTGTCCATGCTTTTGCTGATCCATGGGTGATCGAAGGCCAGGGCAGCGCAGGCATCGAAATCGAGGCGCAGCTGGGGCGCGCACCATCGCGTCTCGTGGCCTGCTGCGGCGGCGGCGGGCTGGCCGCTGGCCTCGCCCTCGCCTGTCCCGGCAGCGCGATCCACATCGTCGAACCTGCTGGATGGGACATGGTGGGACAGGCCATCGAAGCAGGAGAGATCGTGCGCGTTGGCAGCTCCCCGCCGACTACGATTTGCGATGCGTTGCAACCCGATGCGACCAAGGACATCAATTTGAAAGTGCTCCACGGGCGGGCAGAGCCGGGCGTCACGGTCACCGACGATGAGGTGAAAACCGCCCAGCGGTTCGCCTTTTCAAAGCTGAACCTCGTGCTCGAACCGGGCGGCGCGGCGGCGCTGGCAGCAGCGCTGGCAGGCAAGGTGCCAGTCGATGAAAGCACGGTCATCATGCTCACCGGCGGCAACACAGATGCGGAGAGCTTCGCCGAAACCTTGCGAGAGGTTTGA
- a CDS encoding saccharopine dehydrogenase family protein, with amino-acid sequence MSTVLVIGAGGVSSVCVHKMAMNADIFGDIHLASRTKSKCDAIAASVKERTGQSISTYEIDAEEVPAMINLIRQVKPSLVVNLALPYQDLPIMDACLEAGVDYLDTANYEPKDEARFEYHWQWAYHDRFKQAGIMALLGSGFDPGVTSVFTMWLKKHKLKTIRQLDILDCNGGDHGQAFATNFNPEINIREVTAPARHWENGEWVETPALDKRVEFDFEAVGQKNMYMMYHEELESLAKFNPELERARFWMTFGDEYIKHLTVLQNVGMTGIEPIRYQGKEIIPLQFLAAVLPKPESLGETTKGNTNIGVIATGEALDGSGEKTFYINNICSHEAAYEETGNQAVSYTTGVPAMIGSTMVVTGKWAGDGVFNMEEMDPDPFMEMLNEHGLPWQVKELGGPVDF; translated from the coding sequence ATGTCGACAGTGTTGGTCATCGGTGCGGGCGGCGTCAGCTCGGTCTGCGTTCACAAGATGGCGATGAACGCCGATATCTTTGGCGACATCCATCTTGCCAGTCGTACGAAGTCGAAATGCGACGCGATCGCTGCAAGCGTGAAGGAGCGTACCGGGCAAAGCATATCGACCTACGAAATCGATGCTGAAGAAGTCCCTGCGATGATCAACCTCATCCGACAGGTGAAACCCAGCCTCGTCGTCAATCTGGCACTGCCTTATCAGGATCTCCCGATCATGGACGCCTGCCTCGAGGCCGGTGTCGATTATCTCGATACCGCAAATTACGAACCGAAGGACGAGGCCCGGTTCGAATACCACTGGCAGTGGGCTTACCACGACCGCTTCAAGCAAGCCGGCATCATGGCGCTGCTGGGGTCTGGCTTTGATCCCGGCGTGACCAGCGTATTCACCATGTGGCTCAAGAAGCACAAGCTGAAGACCATTCGCCAGCTCGACATTCTCGATTGCAATGGCGGCGATCACGGGCAGGCCTTTGCCACCAACTTCAATCCGGAAATCAACATCCGTGAGGTTACGGCACCCGCGCGGCATTGGGAAAACGGGGAGTGGGTCGAAACGCCCGCGCTCGACAAGCGGGTCGAATTCGATTTCGAAGCCGTCGGCCAGAAGAACATGTACATGATGTACCACGAAGAGCTGGAAAGCCTCGCCAAGTTCAATCCCGAGCTTGAGCGCGCACGGTTCTGGATGACCTTTGGCGATGAGTACATCAAGCACCTGACCGTCCTGCAAAATGTCGGCATGACCGGGATCGAACCGATCCGGTATCAGGGCAAGGAAATCATCCCGCTGCAATTCCTCGCCGCAGTTCTGCCCAAACCGGAATCGCTGGGTGAAACCACCAAGGGCAACACCAACATCGGCGTCATCGCCACCGGCGAAGCCCTGGACGGGTCGGGTGAGAAAACGTTCTACATCAACAACATCTGCAGCCACGAAGCCGCCTATGAGGAAACAGGTAATCAGGCGGTATCCTACACCACGGGCGTTCCCGCGATGATTGGCAGCACGATGGTGGTCACTGGCAAGTGGGCTGGGGACGGCGTCTTCAACATGGAAGAGATGGATCCCGATCCGTTCATGGAAATGCTGAACGAACACGGCCTTCCCTGGCAGGTGAAGGAACTCGGCGGTCCCGTGGACTTTTAA
- a CDS encoding peptidyl-alpha-hydroxyglycine alpha-amidating lyase family protein translates to MTNRLAFAPATLALFLASCGGPAREEAPSAQIEADWPTIPEGAIFGQPSAVDVDSHGHVFVLHRAGREWEEPFTDETIADPTVFMFSPDGALLAQWGAGTLIMPHGLSVDEDDNVWITDVAREQVLRFSHEGAEQAAWGVRGEAGQDGKHFGRPADVAFLGDKVLVADGYTNDRIAVFDRQGAYLGAWGEEGQGAGELDLPHGVSTDGDKVYVADRENARISVFSTAGEPVDQWRGVDRGHTYSVKPLGAGWTVAVEGRDMIDRNGAMVRVYRPDGTVDRSFDLRLPGDNASLGHDIALDRQGRAYMIDVYGNRVVRFDLTPSSPTESE, encoded by the coding sequence ATGACGAACCGATTGGCTTTTGCGCCCGCAACCCTTGCACTGTTCCTTGCATCTTGCGGCGGTCCCGCACGCGAGGAAGCGCCCTCTGCTCAGATCGAGGCGGACTGGCCGACGATCCCCGAAGGCGCGATTTTCGGGCAGCCCAGCGCGGTTGATGTCGACAGCCACGGACACGTCTTCGTGCTCCACCGCGCGGGCCGGGAATGGGAGGAGCCGTTTACCGACGAGACGATTGCTGACCCGACCGTTTTCATGTTCTCGCCCGACGGCGCCTTGCTGGCGCAGTGGGGAGCAGGCACCTTAATCATGCCGCACGGCCTTTCGGTGGACGAGGACGATAACGTCTGGATCACCGACGTCGCCCGCGAGCAGGTCTTGCGGTTCTCCCACGAGGGAGCCGAGCAAGCTGCATGGGGCGTGCGGGGCGAGGCTGGGCAGGACGGCAAGCATTTCGGCCGCCCGGCAGACGTCGCCTTTCTCGGTGACAAGGTCCTTGTGGCCGATGGCTACACCAACGACCGCATCGCCGTCTTTGACCGCCAAGGCGCATATCTGGGCGCGTGGGGTGAGGAAGGGCAGGGCGCCGGAGAGCTGGACCTGCCGCACGGTGTCTCCACCGATGGGGACAAGGTCTATGTCGCCGACCGCGAGAACGCGCGCATTTCGGTTTTCTCGACTGCCGGCGAACCCGTGGATCAATGGCGCGGGGTCGATCGCGGCCACACTTACAGTGTCAAACCGCTGGGTGCGGGTTGGACAGTTGCGGTGGAGGGGCGCGACATGATCGATCGAAATGGCGCAATGGTGCGTGTCTACCGGCCCGATGGCACCGTAGACCGGTCCTTCGATCTGCGCCTGCCGGGCGATAATGCCAGCCTTGGACACGACATCGCCCTCGACAGGCAGGGGCGCGCATACATGATCGATGTTTATGGCAACCGTGTCGTGCGGTTCGATCTTACGCCATCTTCACCAACTGAAAGCGAATAG
- a CDS encoding carboxynorspermidine decarboxylase — METKAGDPGAFAHFDLNRVDSPAFVVDAAKLRSNCQILADIRDAADIKVLAALKAFSMWATAPIIGEYLDGVCTSGLWEARLASEFYDGEIATYSAAFKPEELDEVCRLSDHVIFNSPGQMERATLILEAARASGQNFDVGLRINPMHPTGEVPRYDPSSPGSRLGFPIDQLTPEIMEGVDGIHFHNLCEQDFEPLHDTWDKVFDAIEPWFGQLKWINMGGGHHITRADYQREELVEFLKDAKEDTGAEIYLEPGEAVALDAGILVGTILDTGHNGLPVAVADISATCHMPDVIEAPYRPAMLGEAQGADTPEVRIGGPSCLAGDVIGDYRIEGGAEVGKRFAFLDQAHYSMVKTNTFNGVQLPSIYLWDSDIDQLELVKEFGYDTFRDRLS, encoded by the coding sequence ATGGAAACCAAAGCCGGCGATCCGGGCGCTTTCGCCCATTTCGATCTCAATCGTGTCGACAGCCCCGCCTTCGTAGTCGATGCTGCGAAACTGCGTTCGAACTGCCAGATACTGGCCGATATCCGCGACGCTGCGGACATCAAGGTGCTGGCCGCGCTCAAGGCATTTTCGATGTGGGCCACCGCGCCGATCATTGGCGAATATCTCGACGGGGTTTGCACATCGGGCCTGTGGGAAGCGCGCCTCGCGTCCGAATTCTACGACGGGGAAATCGCCACCTATTCCGCTGCGTTCAAGCCCGAAGAGCTGGACGAGGTTTGCCGCCTGTCGGATCATGTCATCTTCAATTCGCCCGGCCAGATGGAACGCGCGACGCTGATCCTCGAAGCGGCCCGAGCGTCCGGTCAGAATTTCGACGTGGGCCTGCGCATCAATCCGATGCATCCCACCGGCGAGGTGCCGCGATATGATCCTTCAAGCCCGGGGAGCCGCCTTGGCTTTCCGATCGACCAGCTTACGCCAGAAATCATGGAAGGCGTGGACGGCATTCACTTCCACAACCTGTGCGAGCAGGATTTCGAGCCGCTCCACGATACCTGGGACAAGGTGTTCGACGCGATCGAACCGTGGTTCGGGCAGTTGAAGTGGATCAATATGGGCGGCGGCCATCACATCACCCGGGCCGACTACCAGCGCGAGGAGCTGGTCGAGTTTCTCAAGGACGCCAAGGAAGACACGGGTGCGGAAATCTATCTCGAACCCGGTGAAGCAGTTGCGCTGGACGCCGGCATCCTCGTCGGCACGATCCTCGATACCGGCCACAACGGACTGCCGGTGGCAGTCGCAGACATCTCGGCCACTTGCCATATGCCTGACGTGATCGAAGCGCCTTACCGCCCCGCCATGCTGGGCGAAGCTCAAGGCGCGGACACTCCTGAAGTGCGGATCGGCGGACCCTCCTGCCTCGCTGGCGATGTCATTGGTGATTATCGCATTGAAGGCGGCGCAGAGGTGGGCAAGCGCTTCGCTTTCCTTGATCAGGCGCATTATTCGATGGTCAAGACCAACACTTTCAACGGCGTCCAGCTTCCGAGCATTTACCTCTGGGATAGCGACATCGACCAGCTCGAACTGGTGAAAGAGTTCGGATACGACACCTTTCGCGACCGGCTGAGCTAA
- a CDS encoding helix-turn-helix domain-containing protein, with the protein MKPRTGATATGVPLAFNREPDWRLRKWVSRSMVAVAAAEDDASLEGLLCNDAAYLRSAVEVDWVATTADGPLEIRDETFLCGQHSKAMPLRYKGGIKVAGLMFRPGAMRALFGLDEHDMLDRITSIESVGIGDHTVTGLYEPGIDPGRWLKKIESWLANYIEKNNVPAPDPLSQALELQAFRDPNVMLNDFADREGVTPRQLQRIAKRDFGLTPKQIMRRARILDLAARLCGVADEEEQDILLRFFDQAHQIREFQAFFGTTPGSFKRRRSSLLTLSLEIRQARRLEMLERIQPGAVRPWMRSPLR; encoded by the coding sequence TTGAAGCCGCGGACAGGAGCCACGGCCACAGGGGTTCCGCTCGCGTTCAACCGTGAACCTGACTGGCGGCTGCGCAAATGGGTCAGCCGGTCGATGGTGGCGGTTGCTGCTGCGGAAGACGATGCCTCACTTGAAGGGCTGCTTTGTAACGACGCAGCCTACCTGCGCTCTGCCGTCGAGGTCGATTGGGTCGCTACCACCGCAGACGGTCCGCTGGAAATCCGCGACGAGACATTCCTGTGCGGCCAACATTCCAAAGCGATGCCGCTGCGTTACAAAGGGGGGATAAAGGTTGCGGGACTGATGTTTCGCCCGGGCGCGATGCGCGCCCTCTTCGGACTGGATGAGCACGATATGCTCGACCGTATCACCTCGATCGAGAGCGTGGGCATCGGCGATCATACCGTAACGGGTTTATACGAACCCGGCATCGATCCGGGCAGGTGGCTGAAGAAGATCGAGAGCTGGCTGGCGAATTATATCGAGAAGAATAACGTCCCCGCGCCGGACCCGCTTTCGCAAGCGCTGGAGTTGCAGGCGTTTCGAGACCCCAACGTGATGCTCAACGACTTCGCAGACCGCGAAGGCGTCACCCCCAGGCAGCTCCAGAGAATAGCCAAGCGCGATTTCGGCCTTACTCCAAAACAGATTATGCGCCGCGCGCGGATCCTGGATCTTGCCGCGCGGCTCTGCGGTGTAGCTGACGAGGAAGAGCAGGACATTCTGCTCAGGTTCTTCGATCAGGCCCACCAGATACGCGAATTCCAGGCATTCTTCGGCACCACTCCCGGCTCATTCAAGCGGCGGAGATCTAGTCTGCTAACGCTGAGCCTCGAGATCCGGCAGGCCCGGCGCCTGGAGATGCTCGAACGCATCCAGCCGGGCGCCGTGCGGCCCTGGATGCGCAGCCCGCTGCGATAA
- a CDS encoding DUF3137 domain-containing protein, which translates to MIEYPDADRLMAGELGDWLNGQRTVREDAIAQSHDRIFKAGLVLLPLAAFMFILAPIPTEPKMWMTAAAFAGAWAWSQIPKTKAKKQVKTGINEAIANALGLEYCHDCERSDPFDKAKAFSMLPSHDRSSFEDMWSGETGGHTLMLHEAHLEERRGSGKNRRWVTVFRGAILSISFEQNFHGSTLLAPDRAFGKFFGGAKDTIKIDGHILDRAQMVSPQFEDRFDVYTTDQTEARWLMHPEYIERLLAMEQALGGKDSSVLFSGGSMVMAIKSGNMFESGSLDHTEDGRMVRQTIDQFAKLADLALTLNKLRPDDELRA; encoded by the coding sequence GTGATCGAATATCCCGATGCGGACCGGCTGATGGCGGGTGAGCTGGGCGATTGGCTGAATGGCCAGCGCACGGTTCGCGAAGATGCCATCGCGCAATCGCATGACCGGATATTCAAGGCAGGCCTTGTACTGCTCCCGCTTGCCGCGTTCATGTTCATTCTCGCTCCGATCCCCACCGAACCCAAGATGTGGATGACTGCGGCCGCATTCGCAGGTGCCTGGGCGTGGAGCCAAATTCCCAAGACCAAGGCCAAGAAACAGGTCAAGACCGGGATCAACGAAGCAATCGCGAATGCGCTGGGCCTGGAATACTGCCATGACTGCGAACGCAGCGACCCGTTCGACAAGGCCAAGGCTTTTTCGATGCTGCCTTCCCATGACCGGTCAAGTTTCGAAGACATGTGGTCAGGCGAAACCGGCGGCCACACACTCATGCTACACGAAGCGCATCTCGAAGAACGCCGCGGCTCTGGAAAGAACCGCCGCTGGGTCACCGTATTTCGCGGCGCAATCCTGTCGATCAGCTTCGAACAGAACTTTCACGGCTCCACTTTGCTCGCCCCAGATCGCGCTTTCGGCAAATTTTTCGGCGGGGCGAAAGATACCATCAAGATCGACGGCCACATTCTCGACCGCGCTCAAATGGTAAGCCCCCAATTCGAGGACCGCTTTGACGTTTACACGACCGACCAGACAGAAGCGCGCTGGCTGATGCATCCGGAATATATCGAACGCCTGCTGGCAATGGAGCAAGCACTTGGCGGCAAGGACAGCTCGGTTCTGTTTTCCGGCGGCAGCATGGTGATGGCCATCAAGAGCGGGAATATGTTCGAAAGCGGCTCTCTCGATCACACCGAGGATGGCCGCATGGTGCGCCAGACTATCGACCAGTTTGCCAAGCTGGCAGACCTCGCGCTGACGCTTAACAAGCTGCGTCCGGATGATGAACTGAGAGCATGA
- a CDS encoding LemA family protein, which produces MNVLTFAVIGVVVLLAIVVVGIYNRLVGLRQSVNQGVADIDAQLRQRHDLIPNLVETVKGYAGHEKETLDSVISARNQAANGPISSSDEQGLRVALDRLLALGEAYPDLKASANFQELQRELTHVEDKLAAARRALNAAVSRYNTGRESFPAVLFAGALGFNQADFHRLDDSEKGVVDQVPTVGF; this is translated from the coding sequence ATGAACGTTCTGACATTCGCCGTGATCGGCGTGGTGGTGTTGCTGGCTATCGTGGTGGTCGGCATTTACAACCGGCTGGTGGGCCTTCGCCAATCGGTAAATCAGGGCGTTGCCGATATCGACGCGCAATTACGCCAGCGCCACGACCTCATTCCCAACCTCGTTGAAACGGTCAAAGGCTATGCGGGGCACGAAAAGGAAACGCTGGATTCGGTGATTTCCGCCAGAAATCAGGCTGCTAACGGCCCGATCTCATCCAGCGATGAACAGGGCTTGCGCGTTGCACTGGACCGGTTGCTGGCCTTGGGCGAAGCTTATCCAGACCTCAAGGCGAGCGCCAATTTCCAGGAATTGCAGCGCGAACTGACGCATGTCGAAGACAAGCTGGCAGCCGCCCGGCGCGCGCTGAATGCCGCCGTTTCGCGTTACAACACCGGCCGCGAGAGTTTTCCGGCCGTGCTGTTTGCAGGGGCGCTGGGTTTCAACCAGGCCGACTTCCACCGGCTGGACGATAGCGAGAAGGGCGTGGTCGATCAGGTGCCCACGGTCGGCTTCTAA
- a CDS encoding type III PLP-dependent enzyme: protein MHHYPDAKAVVRDLSPDEPIILNRPHAAARAARFFVEKFPGKSLYAVKANPSPDLIRILWDNGVTHYDVASIAEVRLTRSVLPDATLCFMHPVKSRSAIREAYFEHGVRTFSLDSSEELAKIVEATRDGDGNDAPDLRLCVRLRVSSEHAALSLASKFGCDLIEAPALLQESRQFADWLGVCFHVGSQAMTPFAYVQALDRTRAAIAEASVVIDMIDVGGGFPSVYPGMEPPPLEDYFKLIHQHFYALPIAYNAELWCEPGRALCAEYSSLVVKVEKRRGDELYINDGAYGALFDAAHVDWKFPVRPLEDDLIKPEMDFAFYGPTCDDADYMPGPFALPEDIQAGDYIEIGMLGAYGAAMKTDFNGFGSAERFIVADEPMASLYDGSRMRPETDNVVSLR, encoded by the coding sequence TTGCACCACTATCCCGATGCCAAGGCTGTAGTCCGCGACCTTTCGCCGGACGAACCAATCATCCTCAACCGCCCGCACGCCGCTGCGCGCGCTGCCCGCTTCTTTGTCGAGAAGTTTCCGGGCAAGTCGCTCTACGCCGTAAAGGCTAACCCTTCGCCAGACTTGATCCGCATCCTGTGGGACAATGGTGTCACGCATTACGACGTCGCGTCGATCGCAGAAGTGCGCCTGACGCGTTCGGTGCTGCCTGATGCCACACTGTGCTTCATGCACCCGGTCAAATCGCGCAGCGCAATCCGCGAAGCCTATTTCGAACACGGGGTGAGGACCTTCAGCCTCGATTCGAGCGAAGAGCTTGCGAAGATCGTCGAGGCTACGCGCGACGGTGATGGCAATGACGCGCCCGACCTGCGGCTGTGCGTCCGCCTCCGCGTATCGAGCGAGCATGCGGCCCTCAGCCTTGCCAGCAAGTTCGGCTGCGACCTGATCGAAGCGCCCGCGCTGCTTCAGGAGAGCCGCCAGTTTGCCGACTGGCTCGGTGTCTGTTTCCACGTGGGTAGCCAGGCCATGACGCCGTTCGCCTATGTCCAGGCACTGGACCGGACGCGTGCAGCAATTGCCGAAGCTTCGGTCGTAATCGACATGATCGATGTCGGTGGCGGCTTCCCCAGTGTCTATCCTGGCATGGAACCTCCCCCGCTTGAGGATTACTTCAAGCTCATCCACCAGCACTTCTATGCGCTGCCGATCGCCTACAATGCTGAATTGTGGTGTGAGCCGGGCCGTGCGCTTTGCGCGGAATATTCATCCCTGGTGGTGAAGGTCGAGAAGCGCCGGGGCGATGAACTTTACATCAACGACGGCGCATATGGCGCGTTATTCGATGCGGCCCATGTGGACTGGAAATTCCCCGTTCGCCCGCTTGAAGACGATCTGATCAAGCCGGAAATGGATTTCGCATTCTACGGCCCGACCTGCGATGATGCCGACTACATGCCGGGCCCGTTCGCGTTGCCGGAAGACATTCAGGCTGGCGACTATATCGAGATCGGCATGCTTGGCGCATATGGTGCGGCGATGAAGACCGATTTCAACGGCTTCGGATCAGCAGAGCGTTTCATCGTGGCCGACGAACCGATGGCCAGTCTCTACGATGGCAGCCGTATGCGCCCGGAAACGGACAACGTGGTGAGCCTTCGCTAA
- a CDS encoding nitroreductase, which translates to MSGNPDQTYAEIVQGRRSIRGYQDKPVPRALIEEVLALAMRSPSSMNTQPWHFHVITGEPLDRIRKGNTERILAGEPDSREFRRGEPFAGVHRDRQIGVAKQLFGAMGIERDDKEKRQDWVLRGFRQFDAPVCVIIAYDRELSGSDDTSFDCGAVTTCLVNAAWSRGLGCVINSQGIMQSPVVREHAGIPDDQVIMKAVALGWPDEEFPANAVVSTRKSVDEAARFVGFEG; encoded by the coding sequence ATGAGCGGTAATCCCGACCAGACCTACGCCGAGATCGTCCAGGGCCGCCGCAGCATTCGCGGATATCAGGACAAGCCGGTTCCGCGTGCGCTGATCGAAGAAGTGCTTGCCTTGGCAATGCGCTCTCCATCCTCGATGAATACGCAGCCGTGGCATTTTCATGTCATCACCGGCGAGCCGCTCGACCGGATTCGCAAGGGCAATACCGAGCGCATTCTTGCCGGCGAACCGGACAGCCGCGAGTTTCGCCGGGGCGAACCCTTCGCAGGCGTTCACCGCGACCGCCAGATCGGCGTTGCCAAGCAATTGTTCGGCGCGATGGGTATCGAACGTGACGACAAGGAAAAACGACAGGACTGGGTGCTCCGCGGCTTCCGCCAGTTCGATGCACCGGTGTGCGTCATCATCGCCTACGACCGCGAGCTTTCCGGCAGCGATGATACCTCGTTCGATTGCGGCGCTGTGACCACCTGCCTCGTGAACGCCGCATGGAGCCGCGGGCTAGGCTGCGTGATCAATTCTCAAGGCATCATGCAGAGCCCCGTTGTGCGCGAACACGCGGGCATCCCTGACGATCAGGTCATCATGAAAGCTGTTGCACTTGGCTGGCCTGACGAAGAGTTTCCCGCCAACGCCGTGGTCAGCACCCGCAAGAGCGTTGACGAAGCGGCACGATTTGTCGGGTTCGAGGGATAG